One Cryobacterium roopkundense genomic region harbors:
- a CDS encoding PH domain-containing protein has product MTHRASEPEIIGSRFNRTVCVVVWAVAGIMLLSAFFGGGEATLRSAPTIALLAYAGWVVLWRPNLVITDEHVSLRNVVTTVVVPWSALIQVDTRFALTLVTPGHRYSAWVAPAPGALTSQRMARRSRKAENENPLERSSDGRSLPGELRGSESGDAARRVRARWDALIEAGAVQTGTADTTPVTRTMHVTVLGVLAALLGLSLTAALI; this is encoded by the coding sequence ATGACTCATCGTGCATCGGAGCCTGAAATCATCGGCTCGAGATTCAATAGGACTGTGTGTGTCGTGGTGTGGGCCGTGGCGGGAATCATGCTCCTGAGCGCCTTCTTCGGCGGCGGCGAAGCCACGCTGCGGTCCGCCCCGACGATTGCCCTGCTCGCCTACGCCGGCTGGGTGGTGCTGTGGCGGCCGAACCTGGTGATCACCGACGAGCACGTGTCGCTGCGCAACGTCGTGACCACCGTTGTGGTGCCGTGGTCCGCGCTCATTCAGGTGGACACCCGATTCGCGCTGACGCTCGTGACGCCGGGTCACCGTTACTCCGCCTGGGTCGCACCAGCCCCTGGAGCGCTCACGTCCCAGCGGATGGCCCGCCGCTCCCGCAAGGCGGAGAACGAGAATCCCCTGGAACGTTCCAGCGACGGTCGCAGCCTTCCCGGCGAACTCCGCGGCAGCGAATCCGGAGACGCGGCCCGCCGCGTTCGGGCGCGCTGGGACGCCCTGATTGAGGCCGGCGCCGTTCAGACGGGTACCGCCGACACGACTCCGGTCACCCGAACGATGCATGTGACTGTTCTCGGCGTGCTGGCGGCGCTCCTCGGTCTCAGCCTGACGGCCGCGCTGATCTAG
- a CDS encoding ABC transporter permease, with translation MSQHQPVASQSPTPDAGATKSDEAGRSQTRLVLGRFVEHKIALVSIAIVAFIAVLSSSAVGIGPLSGWWHLSYNQLNPLVDGGAPTMSVVPRWLGGEGLFLGDHPFGQDRIGKDYFAMTMRGIQNSLTVMLIVGILATVIGTVIGAVAGYYRGVVDAILMRFTDLIIIIPVIVVGALVGAIASRLGGAIDGPVILAILLGFFTWTTLARLVRGEFFTLREREYVEAARVAGASDLRIIFKHILPNAIGVVIVAATLLMAGAILLEVALGFLGLGVRPPDVSLGRLISDNQSSFATRPWLFWWPGVFIITLALCVNFIGDGLRDAFDPRQRRFRPRRANKALA, from the coding sequence ATGAGCCAGCACCAGCCCGTGGCCAGCCAGAGCCCGACACCCGACGCGGGTGCCACAAAGTCTGACGAGGCCGGGCGCAGCCAGACCCGTCTCGTTCTGGGCCGTTTCGTCGAGCATAAGATCGCCCTTGTCTCCATCGCCATCGTGGCATTCATCGCGGTGCTGTCGTCGTCTGCAGTGGGCATCGGACCGTTGTCGGGGTGGTGGCACCTCAGTTACAACCAGCTCAACCCGCTGGTCGACGGCGGAGCCCCGACCATGTCTGTCGTGCCCCGCTGGCTGGGCGGTGAAGGACTTTTCCTCGGCGACCACCCATTCGGGCAGGACCGCATCGGCAAAGACTACTTCGCCATGACCATGCGAGGCATCCAGAACTCACTCACGGTGATGTTGATCGTGGGGATCCTCGCGACCGTGATCGGCACCGTCATCGGCGCCGTCGCCGGCTACTACCGCGGCGTGGTCGACGCCATCCTGATGCGTTTCACGGACCTCATCATCATCATTCCGGTGATCGTGGTCGGTGCTCTCGTTGGAGCTATCGCGAGCCGGCTCGGCGGCGCGATCGACGGCCCTGTCATCCTGGCGATCCTGCTCGGCTTCTTCACCTGGACGACTCTGGCCCGGCTGGTGCGCGGCGAATTCTTCACCCTGCGTGAGCGCGAATACGTGGAGGCGGCCCGGGTCGCTGGCGCCTCGGACCTGCGGATTATCTTCAAACACATTCTGCCCAACGCGATCGGTGTCGTGATTGTGGCGGCAACGCTGCTGATGGCGGGCGCCATCCTGCTCGAAGTCGCCCTCGGGTTCCTAGGGCTCGGCGTGCGGCCGCCCGACGTATCCCTCGGGCGCCTGATCAGCGACAACCAGTCGTCGTTCGCGACGCGGCCGTGGCTGTTCTGGTGGCCCGGTGTGTTCATCATCACGCTCGCGCTGTGCGTGAACTTCATCGGAGACGGGCTGCGCGACGCCTTCGACCCGCGTCAGCGTCGCTTCCGTCCGCGCCGCGCGAACAAGGCCCTCGCATGA
- a CDS encoding ABC transporter permease encodes MLSFITRRIFVSALLLLGASFIMYVLTAISGDPLEELRGSRDPNRDQLIQLRSDQLNLDVPIPLRYFGWLGGTAQCLIPFANACDLGVNIFNQQVTELIPLALNSTIQLITGATVLAIIFGITIGIVSALRHNTGFDYSVTFIIFLLFSMPAFWIAVLLKEFLAIGFNDFLAAPVITYPTIAVIAVVAGIIWQAMVAGPVRRRGGIFVISGLATAALLVFFNETDWFRNPGLGPVMIAVSAIGTGILVTALIAGFKDPRAMITALLNAGFAIVAYFTLQSLLDISSWGTICILALATLAVGLASGWLVGGDDRTVNMRIGAITAVLSGGLLLIDRFMQSWAEYAGNRAIGGRPIATVGSSTPTLEGDIWIMGIDTFTHFLLPTISLTLISLAGYTRYVRSGMLDVLDQDYIRTARAKGLDERTVIVRHAFRNALIPLATLVAADIGAIIGGAIITEQVFAISGMGQLFIRSLNNVDPNPVMAYFVVISVVALIANLVADLSYAALDPRVRTH; translated from the coding sequence ATGTTGAGCTTTATCACCAGGCGAATTTTCGTCTCCGCCCTGCTCCTACTCGGAGCGTCATTCATCATGTACGTGCTGACAGCCATCTCGGGTGACCCGCTCGAGGAACTGCGCGGGAGCCGTGACCCCAACCGGGACCAGCTCATTCAGTTGCGCTCCGACCAGCTCAACCTCGACGTGCCCATTCCCTTGCGCTACTTCGGCTGGCTGGGCGGCACCGCCCAGTGCCTGATCCCCTTCGCGAATGCCTGCGACCTCGGCGTGAACATCTTCAACCAGCAGGTGACCGAGCTGATACCGCTCGCCCTCAACTCCACGATCCAGCTGATCACGGGCGCCACGGTTCTCGCCATCATCTTCGGAATCACCATCGGCATCGTCTCCGCCCTGCGCCACAACACCGGATTCGACTACTCCGTCACCTTCATCATCTTTCTGTTGTTCTCCATGCCGGCGTTCTGGATCGCCGTGCTGCTCAAGGAATTCCTCGCGATCGGCTTCAACGACTTTCTTGCGGCGCCGGTGATCACCTACCCGACGATCGCGGTCATCGCGGTCGTGGCCGGCATCATCTGGCAGGCCATGGTGGCGGGGCCCGTACGTCGGCGAGGGGGAATCTTCGTGATCTCCGGGCTGGCAACAGCTGCGCTGCTCGTGTTCTTCAACGAGACCGACTGGTTCCGCAACCCCGGGTTGGGCCCTGTCATGATTGCGGTCTCAGCCATCGGGACCGGAATCCTCGTGACGGCCCTCATCGCCGGTTTCAAGGACCCGCGTGCCATGATCACGGCTCTGCTCAATGCCGGCTTCGCGATCGTGGCCTACTTCACCCTCCAGAGCCTGCTCGACATCTCGAGCTGGGGAACGATTTGCATTCTCGCCCTGGCCACCCTGGCCGTGGGACTGGCCAGCGGGTGGCTCGTCGGCGGCGACGACCGCACGGTGAACATGCGCATCGGCGCGATCACCGCTGTGCTCTCCGGCGGGCTTCTGCTGATCGACCGATTCATGCAGTCCTGGGCCGAGTACGCGGGCAACCGTGCGATCGGCGGCCGTCCCATCGCCACCGTCGGATCAAGCACGCCGACGCTCGAGGGCGACATCTGGATCATGGGCATCGACACCTTCACCCATTTCCTGTTGCCGACCATTTCGTTGACCCTGATCTCCCTCGCCGGGTACACCCGGTATGTGAGATCGGGAATGCTCGACGTTCTCGACCAGGACTACATCCGCACCGCGCGCGCCAAGGGACTTGACGAACGAACCGTCATCGTGCGGCACGCCTTCCGCAACGCCCTCATCCCCCTCGCCACCCTCGTCGCGGCCGATATCGGCGCAATCATCGGCGGGGCGATCATCACCGAGCAGGTCTTCGCCATCAGCGGTATGGGCCAACTCTTCATTCGATCGCTCAACAACGTCGACCCGAATCCGGTCATGGCCTACTTCGTCGTGATCTCAGTGGTCGCGCTGATTGCCAACCTCGTGGCTGACCTGTCCTACGCGGCGCTTGACCCGAGAGTAAGGACGCACTGA
- a CDS encoding ABC transporter family substrate-binding protein, which translates to MKRLAAAGALLGVSALVLTACTTTDTGPAASEGGTVRIAEVNELSSFNTGTADGNVDINNQIEYFTQGDFFRLDDTASVVYDESFGTVEKLSDDPLSIKYTVNEGVTWSDGEAIDADDLLLGWAATSGYYDDADAEGTVGTTYFTPAGSTSGLDQIALPEVGDDGRSITTTYSGPYADWTLFSPMSVPAHVVAEKAGLEPDSLVALFESATEGNVDAPAETNADLRAVADVWNSGFVTASLPSDASLYLSSGPFIVSSWDSGQSVTMAVNESYTGDLAPDGIDQVVVRFIADANAQVQALQNGEVDIINPQASADTLSSLEALTGVNVMTGDTGSYDHIDLNFDPAGVFGEASVREAFLKTIPREQILDALIRPLDPEASLLNSQIFFPGVDGYDEATSTNGSDAYDVVDVAGATALLAGATPSVRVAYNNANPNRVDAFLAIQASAAEAGITVVDGGLPADQWGEALSLPETWDAFIFGWSTVGAGVLGVPQLFDSEADSNFGKFSNPEADALMDELVRTTDSATQVELQVQVEQLLWEGGFGLPLFISPGVIASGPNVDGVEYSPWQTGPIWNFWDWTMVS; encoded by the coding sequence GTGAAGCGACTGGCTGCCGCCGGGGCGCTGCTCGGCGTGTCAGCGCTCGTTCTCACGGCCTGCACGACGACCGATACGGGGCCTGCGGCCTCCGAGGGCGGAACCGTTCGCATTGCCGAGGTGAACGAGCTCAGCTCATTCAACACGGGCACTGCTGACGGCAACGTTGACATCAACAACCAGATTGAATACTTCACGCAGGGGGACTTCTTCCGTCTGGATGACACCGCCTCCGTGGTGTACGACGAGAGCTTCGGCACCGTCGAAAAGCTCTCGGACGACCCGCTGTCCATCAAATACACCGTGAACGAGGGTGTCACCTGGTCCGACGGCGAAGCGATCGACGCCGACGACCTGCTGCTCGGCTGGGCCGCCACGTCGGGCTACTACGACGACGCCGACGCCGAAGGCACCGTGGGCACGACCTACTTCACTCCGGCCGGCAGCACCTCCGGTCTCGACCAGATCGCGCTGCCCGAGGTGGGCGACGATGGTCGCTCGATCACTACGACCTACAGCGGCCCCTACGCCGACTGGACTCTTTTCTCCCCGATGAGCGTTCCCGCTCACGTCGTCGCCGAAAAGGCGGGTCTCGAGCCCGATTCCCTCGTCGCGCTCTTCGAGAGCGCCACGGAAGGCAATGTTGACGCTCCGGCCGAGACGAACGCCGACCTGCGTGCCGTAGCGGATGTCTGGAACAGCGGATTCGTGACGGCTTCACTGCCGAGCGACGCCTCGCTGTACCTCTCCTCAGGACCGTTCATCGTATCGTCCTGGGATTCCGGACAGTCGGTCACCATGGCCGTGAACGAGTCCTACACGGGCGACCTCGCACCCGACGGCATCGACCAGGTGGTTGTTCGGTTCATCGCCGACGCGAACGCCCAGGTGCAGGCGCTGCAGAACGGTGAGGTTGACATCATCAACCCGCAGGCGTCTGCAGACACACTGTCGTCCCTCGAGGCACTCACCGGAGTGAACGTGATGACCGGCGACACCGGCAGCTACGACCACATCGACCTGAACTTCGACCCCGCCGGTGTGTTCGGTGAGGCCAGCGTGCGTGAGGCATTCCTCAAGACGATCCCGCGTGAGCAGATCCTCGACGCGCTCATTCGTCCGCTCGACCCTGAAGCCAGCCTGCTCAACTCGCAGATCTTCTTCCCGGGCGTGGATGGCTACGACGAAGCAACGTCGACGAACGGGTCTGACGCCTATGACGTGGTTGACGTTGCCGGGGCCACCGCCCTGCTCGCCGGCGCCACCCCGAGCGTTCGCGTCGCCTACAACAACGCCAACCCGAACCGGGTCGACGCATTCCTCGCCATTCAGGCCTCTGCGGCCGAAGCCGGAATCACCGTCGTCGACGGCGGACTCCCGGCCGACCAGTGGGGTGAGGCCCTGTCGCTCCCCGAGACCTGGGACGCCTTCATCTTCGGTTGGAGCACTGTCGGTGCCGGAGTGCTCGGCGTGCCCCAGCTCTTCGACTCCGAAGCGGACAGCAACTTCGGCAAGTTCAGCAACCCCGAAGCGGATGCCCTGATGGACGAACTCGTTCGCACCACTGATTCGGCCACCCAGGTCGAGCTGCAGGTGCAGGTTGAGCAACTGCTCTGGGAGGGTGGCTTTGGTCTTCCCCTCTTCATCTCGCCCGGCGTGATCGCGTCTGGTCCGAATGTTGACGGCGTCGAGTACAGCCCCTGGCAGACTGGCCCGATCTGGAACTTCTGGGACTGGACCATGGTCTCCTAG
- a CDS encoding ABC transporter family substrate-binding protein produces the protein MRIRSTVAWVVAAGLLLTGCTASTAESGLDKGTTLTVAVDEAFDSSNPATTYGNSTANLGVGSLTNDWFFSVDDTPAVVRDESFGHYERVSTDPLTVKYTVNSGVKWSDGTAVDAADLLLNWVANSRARDTPGYVPGALADAQTHEIKGDLPADTVYFDSGAQPDSGLGLVHDLPTVSDDNRSITMVYSAPYADWELVFPAALPAHVVGQKALGLTDSAESKKAVSSAITSGDTGPLSRVASVWNSGFNFTEMPADTELMLSTGPYTISGIEAGESVTLTANPEYTGARKPSIETVVLRRIGDPLAAVQALGTGEVDVLSTPATAAVADSLEALENVTSLSGSGGTYEHIDVQAAQSKSGVFDDLRVRQAFLRVVPRQQMVDELVTPVAGDPAVPRDSQVLVPGTPGYAESVKQNGSRAYADVDVPGARALLAAAGVSAPEVCVLYESSNPRRVQEFTLIAASAAQAGFVVTDCGDPDWRELLGAANHYDAALFGWSTPSLAVSATSDTFRTGGSNNFSYFSNPEVDAVTAALGVELDPATQIDLQQRLDTLLWDNAYGLPLFDLPIVTAHSDRVTGVAPSILAPQLLWNLPDWTVDDSR, from the coding sequence TGTCGGTTCCCTGACGAACGACTGGTTCTTCTCGGTGGACGATACGCCGGCCGTGGTGCGGGACGAATCGTTCGGACATTACGAACGCGTCTCCACCGATCCCCTCACCGTGAAGTACACCGTGAATTCGGGCGTGAAATGGTCGGACGGCACGGCGGTGGACGCCGCCGACCTGCTGCTCAACTGGGTGGCGAACTCTCGGGCCCGTGATACCCCCGGATACGTGCCAGGGGCCCTCGCCGACGCCCAAACCCACGAGATCAAAGGGGACCTGCCCGCAGACACTGTGTATTTCGATTCCGGCGCGCAACCCGACTCAGGCCTGGGGCTCGTTCACGACCTGCCCACCGTGAGCGATGACAACCGCTCGATCACGATGGTTTATTCGGCTCCCTATGCGGACTGGGAACTCGTGTTCCCGGCCGCACTGCCCGCGCATGTCGTGGGTCAGAAGGCCCTGGGCCTCACCGACAGCGCTGAGTCCAAGAAGGCCGTGAGCTCGGCCATCACGTCCGGCGACACGGGGCCGCTGTCCAGAGTCGCCTCGGTGTGGAACTCCGGGTTCAACTTCACCGAAATGCCGGCGGATACCGAGCTCATGCTCAGCACCGGTCCGTATACGATTTCGGGAATCGAGGCGGGAGAATCCGTTACCCTCACCGCGAATCCCGAGTACACCGGCGCTCGCAAGCCCTCGATCGAAACCGTGGTGCTGAGACGCATCGGCGACCCCCTCGCCGCCGTTCAGGCCCTCGGCACGGGGGAGGTCGACGTGCTCTCCACCCCGGCGACGGCCGCCGTGGCGGATTCCCTCGAGGCACTGGAGAACGTGACCTCCTTGTCAGGATCCGGCGGCACGTACGAGCACATCGATGTGCAGGCGGCACAGTCGAAGAGTGGCGTGTTCGACGATCTCCGAGTGCGCCAGGCGTTTCTGAGGGTTGTGCCCCGGCAGCAGATGGTCGACGAACTGGTGACGCCGGTCGCCGGCGACCCGGCAGTGCCGCGTGACTCTCAGGTCCTTGTGCCCGGAACCCCGGGCTACGCCGAGTCCGTGAAACAGAACGGATCTCGAGCATATGCCGACGTGGACGTGCCGGGTGCTCGGGCCCTGCTGGCCGCCGCGGGGGTGTCAGCGCCCGAGGTCTGCGTGCTGTACGAATCCAGTAATCCTCGGCGGGTCCAGGAGTTCACGCTCATCGCGGCCTCGGCGGCCCAGGCGGGCTTCGTCGTGACCGACTGCGGCGACCCAGACTGGCGCGAACTGCTGGGGGCGGCCAACCACTACGACGCCGCGCTGTTCGGATGGTCGACTCCGTCCCTGGCCGTGTCGGCAACGAGCGACACCTTCCGCACCGGCGGGAGCAACAACTTCTCGTATTTTTCCAACCCCGAGGTCGATGCCGTCACCGCGGCATTGGGCGTCGAGCTGGACCCGGCCACCCAGATCGACTTGCAGCAGCGACTGGACACGCTGCTGTGGGACAACGCCTATGGGCTGCCGCTCTTCGATCTTCCGATCGTCACGGCGCACAGCGATCGGGTCACGGGCGTGGCGCCATCTATCCTGGCGCCCCAGCTGCTGTGGAATTTGCCCGACTGGACTGTCGACGACTCCCGGTAA